A part of Podarcis raffonei isolate rPodRaf1 chromosome 12, rPodRaf1.pri, whole genome shotgun sequence genomic DNA contains:
- the CDV3 gene encoding protein CDV3 homolog isoform X2: MAETEERSLDDFFAKRDKKKRKEKSSRGAASATAASSAASHNAPANASGGGGGGGSRQGEGGSGTASNANAAATKGGIKEEDEWKEFEQEEVIDYSGLRVHSMQISEKDDEDGEKREEPRDNSEEPGGGMDKLSGPWNRSAPTQTPVAEIIETPEPVQSSGVYRPPGARETRTRKVPQGPPEIYSDTQFPSLQATAKHVDTRKY; the protein is encoded by the exons atggccGAGACTGAGGAAAGGAGCTTGGACGACTTTTTCGCGAAGCGGGACAAGAAGAAGCGGAAAGAGAAGAGCAGCCGGGGGGCCGCCTCGGCAACGGCCGCCTCCTCGGCTGCCTCGCACAACGCCCCTGCCAACGCTTCtggcgggggtgggggcggggggagccggCAGGGCGAGGGCGGCTCCGGGACGGCCTCCAATGCCAACGCCGCCGCGACGAAGGGGGGGATTAAG GAGGAGGATGAGTGGAAGGAATTTGAGCAAGAAGAAGTAATTGACTACAGTGGTCTCAGAGTTCACTCCATGCAAATTAG TGAAAAAGATGATGAAGATGGTGAAAAGAGGGAAGAGCCAAGGGATAACAGTGAAGAACCAGGTGGGGGTATGGATAAGTTGTCAGGTCCTTGGAATAGATCTGCTCCTACACAGACACCTGTTGCTGAAATTATTG AAACCCCAGAGCCAGTCCAGTCCAGTGGAGTATATAGGCCACCCGGAGCAAGAGAAACTAGAACAAGGAAAGTGCCACAAGGACCCCCAGAGATTTATAGTGATACACAATTCCCATCGTTGCAGGCCACTGCCAAGCATGTAGATACTAGAAA ATACTGA
- the CDV3 gene encoding protein CDV3 homolog isoform X1: MAETEERSLDDFFAKRDKKKRKEKSSRGAASATAASSAASHNAPANASGGGGGGGSRQGEGGSGTASNANAAATKGGIKEEDEWKEFEQEEVIDYSGLRVHSMQISEKDDEDGEKREEPRDNSEEPGGGMDKLSGPWNRSAPTQTPVAEIIETPEPVQSSGVYRPPGARETRTRKVPQGPPEIYSDTQFPSLQATAKHVDTRKDKEMEKSFEVVKHKTRGRDEVSKSQATKLQLDNQYAVLGDQ, from the exons atggccGAGACTGAGGAAAGGAGCTTGGACGACTTTTTCGCGAAGCGGGACAAGAAGAAGCGGAAAGAGAAGAGCAGCCGGGGGGCCGCCTCGGCAACGGCCGCCTCCTCGGCTGCCTCGCACAACGCCCCTGCCAACGCTTCtggcgggggtgggggcggggggagccggCAGGGCGAGGGCGGCTCCGGGACGGCCTCCAATGCCAACGCCGCCGCGACGAAGGGGGGGATTAAG GAGGAGGATGAGTGGAAGGAATTTGAGCAAGAAGAAGTAATTGACTACAGTGGTCTCAGAGTTCACTCCATGCAAATTAG TGAAAAAGATGATGAAGATGGTGAAAAGAGGGAAGAGCCAAGGGATAACAGTGAAGAACCAGGTGGGGGTATGGATAAGTTGTCAGGTCCTTGGAATAGATCTGCTCCTACACAGACACCTGTTGCTGAAATTATTG AAACCCCAGAGCCAGTCCAGTCCAGTGGAGTATATAGGCCACCCGGAGCAAGAGAAACTAGAACAAGGAAAGTGCCACAAGGACCCCCAGAGATTTATAGTGATACACAATTCCCATCGTTGCAGGCCACTGCCAAGCATGTAGATACTAGAAA GGATAAAGAAATGGAGAAGAGCTTTGAAGTAGTAAAACACAAAACTAGAGGTAGGGATGAGGTTTCAAAATCCCAGGCAACTAAACTTCAGCTAGACAACCAATATGCTGTGCTTGGGGATCAGTAA